The Altererythrobacter sp. CAU 1644 genome has a window encoding:
- a CDS encoding class II aldolase/adducin family protein — protein sequence MATQLKPNVECSSEEWQARLDLAACYRIFDHLGWGESIYNHISVAVPGEADTFLINPFGLLYDEVTASNLVKIDVEGNNVGQSQYMVNKAGFTQHAYFHKHLGEKATAICHVHTTATMAVCSHKGGLLPTNFYACNFQGQIGYHDFEGVTVRPEEGERLVENLGDHSILMLRNHGPVVMDRTIPGMFVKMWALQRACEIQVATLSQGEANVISQEVVDVHQRDLSVMASQGGAGVFDFEAWKRRIDKIDSSWRN from the coding sequence ATGGCGACCCAGTTGAAACCCAATGTCGAATGCAGCAGCGAAGAGTGGCAGGCCCGTCTCGATCTCGCCGCATGCTATCGCATCTTCGACCATCTCGGTTGGGGCGAGAGCATCTACAACCATATTTCGGTGGCAGTGCCGGGAGAGGCAGACACCTTTCTGATCAATCCGTTCGGATTGCTTTATGACGAGGTGACCGCGTCGAACCTCGTCAAGATCGATGTCGAAGGCAACAATGTCGGCCAGTCGCAGTACATGGTGAACAAAGCGGGCTTCACCCAGCATGCCTACTTCCACAAGCATCTGGGCGAGAAGGCGACCGCCATCTGCCACGTGCACACCACCGCGACCATGGCGGTGTGCAGCCACAAGGGCGGGCTGCTGCCGACCAATTTCTATGCCTGCAATTTCCAGGGCCAGATCGGCTATCACGATTTCGAAGGCGTAACGGTCCGTCCCGAAGAGGGCGAGCGGTTGGTCGAGAACCTCGGCGACCATTCGATCCTCATGCTGCGCAACCACGGACCGGTGGTGATGGACCGGACCATTCCGGGCATGTTCGTGAAGATGTGGGCACTGCAACGCGCGTGCGAAATCCAGGTCGCGACGCTGAGCCAGGGCGAGGCCAATGTGATCTCGCAGGAAGTCGTCGACGTCCACCAGCGCGACCTCTCGGTCATGGCATCGCAGGGCGGAGCAGGCGTGTTCGATTTCGAAGCGTGGAAACGCCGCATCGACAAGATCGATTCGAGCTGGCGCAACTGA
- a CDS encoding arsenate reductase family protein: MKATIWHNPKCGTSRKTLAILENLSSVEVSVIEYLQDPPSREKLEQLYRDAAITPQQGLRTRGTDAVERGLPDADADTVIAAMAADPILIERPLVETDKGVRLCRPQDKVLEIL; the protein is encoded by the coding sequence GTGAAAGCGACTATCTGGCACAATCCCAAATGTGGAACCTCGCGCAAGACGCTCGCCATCCTCGAGAACCTCTCCTCGGTCGAAGTCAGCGTCATCGAATATCTCCAGGACCCGCCAAGCCGTGAGAAACTCGAGCAGCTCTACCGTGATGCGGCGATTACGCCGCAACAGGGCCTGCGCACGCGCGGCACAGATGCGGTCGAGCGCGGATTGCCGGACGCCGATGCGGACACGGTGATCGCTGCGATGGCGGCCGACCCGATCCTGATCGAACGACCGTTGGTGGAAACCGACAAGGGCGTGCGGCTCTGCCGACCGCAGGACAAGGTGCTCGAAATCCTCTGA
- a CDS encoding MFS transporter produces the protein MSEADPNSPLPTPLVHAPRRAISRGRMVLLFLVMLVTAAGNTAMQSVMPSIGTELGVADVWISLAYTWSALLWVICAPIWARRSDRRGRKSMMAVGLVGFIASMTLCGLVLWFGLHGLISAAATLLFFAAARSLYGGFGSAAPPAVQAYVASRTPRSERTQALALIASSFGLGTVIGPALAPLLIFPATGLVGPFFAFAMIAVIVLVALRFRLPDDDPSFAARGDVVAAPFSASSNSRMRRDEDDEEVDPREGLQGGMSAPADHIPDLSWRDRRLRPWLVAGLLGGHAQAAMLGIIGFFILDRLGLRGDPSAGTGPIGIVLMSGAIATLLAQWGLIPMLKLGPRSSTMWGVALAALGTVTFAVARDLHAIAVGFAIASLGFGLYRPGFTAGSSLAVTRVEQGQVGGIVASVNGAAYVVAPAIGVWLYGHHEVIGFATIVALCLAVFVLGWKQLTPDEELTRERR, from the coding sequence ATGTCGGAAGCCGATCCGAATTCGCCTTTGCCCACGCCTCTCGTACACGCGCCCCGCCGCGCGATCTCGCGCGGGCGCATGGTATTGCTGTTTCTCGTCATGCTCGTCACGGCAGCCGGCAACACCGCCATGCAGTCGGTCATGCCCTCGATCGGCACCGAGTTGGGGGTCGCGGACGTCTGGATCAGCCTCGCCTATACCTGGTCGGCGCTGCTGTGGGTCATCTGCGCACCGATCTGGGCGAGGCGGTCGGATCGGAGGGGCCGCAAGTCGATGATGGCGGTGGGACTGGTCGGCTTCATCGCGTCGATGACCCTGTGCGGGTTGGTGCTTTGGTTCGGACTGCACGGGCTGATTTCCGCTGCCGCGACATTGCTGTTCTTCGCCGCGGCCCGCAGTCTCTATGGTGGTTTCGGTTCTGCCGCGCCGCCGGCGGTCCAGGCCTATGTCGCCAGCCGCACACCGCGCAGCGAGCGCACCCAGGCGCTGGCATTGATCGCATCGAGCTTTGGCCTCGGCACTGTGATTGGCCCGGCGCTTGCTCCGCTGCTGATATTCCCGGCGACTGGGCTGGTCGGGCCTTTCTTCGCCTTCGCGATGATCGCGGTGATCGTTCTCGTGGCCTTGCGCTTTCGTCTGCCGGACGACGACCCAAGCTTCGCCGCGCGTGGCGATGTCGTCGCGGCGCCCTTCAGCGCCAGTTCGAACTCGCGCATGCGCCGGGACGAAGACGATGAGGAAGTGGATCCGCGTGAGGGCCTGCAGGGCGGCATGTCGGCTCCCGCCGATCACATACCCGACCTCAGCTGGCGCGACCGGCGACTGCGTCCATGGCTGGTCGCCGGCCTGTTGGGCGGCCATGCCCAAGCCGCGATGCTCGGCATAATCGGCTTCTTCATTCTCGATCGGCTTGGGCTAAGGGGCGATCCAAGTGCGGGGACCGGCCCAATCGGCATCGTGCTGATGTCGGGGGCCATTGCCACCCTGCTGGCGCAGTGGGGCCTTATTCCCATGCTCAAGCTCGGCCCACGATCTTCGACCATGTGGGGCGTTGCCCTTGCTGCGCTGGGCACTGTCACCTTCGCCGTGGCTCGCGACCTGCACGCAATTGCGGTGGGCTTCGCCATCGCCTCGCTCGGCTTCGGCCTCTACCGTCCTGGCTTCACGGCGGGTTCGTCCTTGGCGGTCACGCGCGTGGAGCAGGGCCAAGTCGGCGGGATCGTCGCCTCTGTCAATGGCGCGGCCTATGTCGTGGCGCCAGCAATCGGGGTCTGGCTCTACGGCCACCACGAGGTGATCGGTTTCGCCACAATCGTGGCGCTGTGCCTCGCCGTATTCGTTCTCGGCTGGAAGCAGCTGACGCCCGACGAGGAACTCACGCGCGAGCGGCGCTAG
- a CDS encoding TonB-dependent receptor, translating to MTSVFRRAALLSSAALFLVPSVASANAAAAAEDRDYLPSDIIVTGERQGYGEDDGSSGTKTPTPLIEVPQTITFVTADQLEDQSIRQLGEALRYVPGISIETGEGHRDEIFVRGQETTADFYLDGLRDDAQYYRPLYNVERVEVLKGANALIFGRGGGGGVVNRVSKTARLNGFSAEFDASVDSFGAFAIAGDVNTRLSEPAALRINAVYEEFNNDRDTYDGRFIGFSPTATVELGEATRLIATYSYDDDKRVTDRGLPSLNGGPLRGFDSTFFGVPGFNEATAEVHIARARLEHEFSDSLSANASVQYADYDKYYANALPNGTDGVNVSLSGYADFTERQNLIGQANLVWQAATGGIGHKLLAGVEALDQDTRNGRFNIVLSETSVPLTEEFAYPTATLGALSRERDSNLTVLSAYIQDQIEIGEHLELIAGLRWERFDLDTVNVLNGVTGDRVDEMVSPRFGAVVKASPALSVYASYAESFLPQAGDQFLLLSPGDSAFEPEKFTNYELGLKWAPARDLFLTAAIFRLDRTNTKADDPVTFETVLTGESRVEGFEFNLAGEITPQWHANIGYTYLDGKVTSDSDFASAGTRLQQLPRHQFSAWTRYDLTEAFGLGLGLLYQGEQFASFSQNVTLPDYVRVDAALFYDVSERLSLQLNIENLFDENYYPSAHGDNNIQPGDPFSARVGVRLKL from the coding sequence ATGACATCTGTTTTCCGTCGCGCAGCCCTCCTCTCTTCCGCTGCGCTGTTCCTCGTCCCCTCCGTCGCCAGCGCGAATGCCGCAGCCGCCGCGGAGGATCGCGATTACCTGCCCAGCGACATTATCGTAACCGGTGAGCGGCAGGGCTATGGCGAGGATGACGGGTCGAGCGGGACCAAGACTCCCACCCCGCTGATCGAGGTTCCGCAGACCATCACCTTCGTGACCGCAGACCAGCTTGAAGACCAGTCGATCCGCCAACTTGGCGAGGCGCTCCGCTATGTCCCTGGCATCAGCATCGAAACCGGCGAAGGGCATCGCGACGAGATCTTCGTGCGCGGCCAGGAAACCACGGCCGATTTCTATCTCGACGGTCTGCGCGACGATGCGCAGTATTACCGGCCGCTCTACAATGTCGAGCGCGTCGAGGTCCTCAAGGGCGCCAACGCGCTGATCTTCGGGCGCGGCGGCGGTGGCGGGGTGGTCAACCGCGTGAGCAAGACCGCCCGGCTCAATGGCTTCTCGGCCGAGTTCGACGCTTCGGTCGACAGCTTTGGCGCCTTCGCCATTGCCGGCGACGTCAACACCAGGCTTTCCGAGCCCGCGGCGCTGCGCATCAACGCGGTATATGAGGAGTTCAACAACGACCGCGACACTTACGACGGACGTTTCATCGGCTTTTCGCCCACCGCGACGGTTGAACTTGGCGAGGCGACTCGCCTGATCGCGACCTATTCCTATGATGACGACAAGCGCGTCACAGACCGCGGCCTGCCGAGCCTCAATGGCGGCCCGCTGCGCGGCTTCGACAGCACCTTTTTCGGCGTCCCTGGGTTCAACGAAGCGACCGCCGAAGTACACATCGCCCGCGCGCGGCTGGAGCATGAATTCTCCGACTCGCTCTCGGCAAACGCCTCGGTCCAGTATGCCGATTACGACAAGTATTATGCCAACGCGCTACCCAACGGCACCGATGGGGTGAACGTCTCGCTCAGCGGCTATGCCGATTTCACCGAGCGCCAGAACCTGATCGGCCAGGCAAACCTGGTGTGGCAGGCCGCGACCGGCGGAATCGGGCACAAGCTTCTGGCAGGTGTCGAGGCGCTCGACCAGGATACCAGGAACGGGCGCTTCAACATCGTGCTTAGTGAAACCAGCGTCCCGCTGACCGAGGAATTCGCCTATCCGACCGCCACGCTCGGGGCGCTTTCGCGCGAACGCGATAGCAATCTTACCGTCCTGTCTGCATACATCCAGGACCAGATCGAAATCGGCGAGCATCTCGAACTGATCGCTGGCTTGCGGTGGGAACGCTTCGATCTCGACACGGTCAACGTGCTCAACGGCGTTACCGGCGACCGCGTCGACGAGATGGTGAGCCCGCGCTTCGGTGCCGTGGTCAAGGCATCGCCGGCACTCTCGGTTTACGCCAGCTACGCCGAAAGCTTCCTGCCGCAGGCCGGGGACCAGTTCCTGCTGCTGTCGCCTGGCGATTCGGCGTTCGAACCGGAGAAGTTCACCAATTACGAGCTCGGCCTTAAGTGGGCACCGGCCCGGGACCTGTTCCTGACCGCCGCAATCTTCCGGCTCGATCGTACGAACACCAAGGCCGACGATCCGGTTACCTTCGAAACCGTGCTGACCGGCGAGAGCCGCGTCGAAGGGTTCGAATTCAACCTGGCTGGCGAGATTACCCCGCAGTGGCACGCCAATATCGGCTACACCTATCTCGACGGCAAAGTGACTTCCGACAGCGACTTCGCCAGCGCCGGCACGCGCCTGCAGCAGTTGCCGCGGCACCAGTTCAGCGCCTGGACGCGATATGACCTGACCGAAGCCTTCGGCCTCGGGCTGGGCTTGCTCTACCAGGGCGAGCAGTTCGCGAGCTTCTCGCAGAATGTGACCCTGCCCGATTACGTCCGCGTCGATGCGGCCCTCTTCTACGACGTGAGCGAGCGGCTGTCGCTGCAACTCAACATCGAGAACCTGTTCGACGAGAACTACTATCCCAGCGCGCACGGCGACAACAACATCCAGCCGGGCGACCCGTTCAGCGCCCGCGTGGGTGTCCGCCTCAAGCTGTGA
- a CDS encoding (2Fe-2S)-binding protein — protein MSRMTVNDRPVQFDMDPETPLLWALRDAANLTGTKYGCGNGDCHACTVIVDGAALRACLITIAEAEGRFITTIEGLSNDRSHAVQQAMVAEQAIQCGFCTPGIVMAAAALLQRNSAPSEAEIKAALPNICRCGVYPRLVRAVQRAGRVARRSETISAAPAPGISAEDAARAVPAMRPLPRDDAPGSEPD, from the coding sequence ATGTCGCGCATGACCGTAAACGACCGTCCGGTCCAGTTCGATATGGACCCGGAAACCCCGCTCTTGTGGGCGCTGCGCGATGCAGCGAACCTCACCGGGACGAAGTATGGCTGCGGCAATGGCGACTGCCACGCATGCACCGTGATCGTCGATGGCGCTGCGCTGCGCGCCTGCCTGATCACCATCGCCGAGGCCGAGGGTCGCTTCATCACCACGATCGAGGGCCTGTCGAACGATCGCTCGCATGCGGTCCAGCAGGCGATGGTGGCCGAGCAGGCGATCCAGTGCGGGTTCTGCACGCCGGGCATCGTCATGGCGGCGGCTGCGCTGCTTCAGCGCAATAGCGCGCCGAGCGAGGCCGAGATCAAGGCGGCGCTTCCCAATATCTGCCGCTGCGGGGTCTATCCGCGGCTCGTTCGCGCCGTGCAGCGAGCCGGACGGGTGGCGCGGCGGAGCGAGACGATTAGTGCCGCTCCCGCCCCCGGCATCAGTGCCGAGGACGCAGCGCGCGCCGTACCGGCGATGCGGCCGCTCCCCCGCGACGATGCGCCGGGGAGCGAGCCGGACTAG